A window of Thermoplasmata archaeon genomic DNA:
ACGACCGTGAGGTCGGATGTGAACTTGTTGTTGGGTTTGATCTCCTTGGGGGATTCGTGGAGTATCTTGTCGCCCGCTATGCAGTCCATGATGTCCTGCTTGTTCACGAACATCATGTTCCTTGCCAGATGGGCGAAGACGGTGTTGACGAACTCCATCGGCCTGTCGTTGGAGAGTATCATCTCCATGGCATCGGGGGAGAAGAAAATCCCCTTGCTAGTGGCGGCCGAAAGTATCTCGTCCCTCATAGGATGCCTTTATCGCGGACTTACATATTATAGGATTCGCCAAGGTGTTTTTATGCTCCATTCCGATGCCATCGGCATGACCTCTGTAACCATAACCTGTCCGGTGAATCCCAGCGAGGATCCCGAGAAGGTGGCCGCAGCCATCCTCCATATCTTTCCAGATGCTGAACTCGAGGATGAAGGGACGTGTTTCAAAGGGAAGGCGACCATCGACCACTTCTCCAAGCTGATCAGGAAGCAGAAGATCCTGGATGCCACCAGGGGAGTCATGCTGAAGAACAGGCGCGGGGACAAGACCTGGGTGAATCTGAACAAACAGGTCGCAACGGTCGGAAAGGTATCCTTCGCCGACAAGAATCCCGTTCTGGGTGCGATAGAGGTCTGCATAGAGGACGATGACATCGAGGGACTGATAGACATAGTCGCTCCTGTCACGGTCAACGGAGAGGAGGTCCGCATTTGATCGGGATATCCTGCACCGCATTCTCCTCGGATCCTCCGAAGGAATGGCTCGACAGGATAGTCGGGAATTTCGAGCTGTGGGAGATCTTCTCAGAGGCCAGCCACAGCATCGTCAGCAACTACAAGGAGTTCAAGGACCTGCTTCCCTCTTACGACCTCCATTATTCCGTCCATGCCCCGATATGCGACATAAACATTGCCTCCATCTGCGATCCCGTAAGGAAGGCCTCCATGAAGGAGACCTTGGACACGATCAAGGCGGCGAACAAGCTCGGAATAGACCGGGCAACGATCCATCCGGGGCTCTCATCGATGTCGGTACACGATATTGAATACAGATATCTGGCACATGCGAAGGAATCCATGAAGGAACTCGACAAGGCGCAGTCCGAGTACGGTGTTTCACTAGCAATAGAGAACATGCCGGACATGTACTTCTTCCTCGGCAGGACGGCCTCCGAACTGAAGGAGATAGTCGACGGTACCGACCTGGGGAT
This region includes:
- a CDS encoding sugar phosphate isomerase/epimerase; translated protein: MIGISCTAFSSDPPKEWLDRIVGNFELWEIFSEASHSIVSNYKEFKDLLPSYDLHYSVHAPICDINIASICDPVRKASMKETLDTIKAANKLGIDRATIHPGLSSMSVHDIEYRYLAHAKESMKELDKAQSEYGVSLAIENMPDMYFFLGRTASELKEIVDGTDLGICFDIGHANTAGQIDAMIDTFGDRITNIHIHDNCGKKDEHLTIGKGSIDFSAIMPRLRFYNRNYVIESKTYESAAESQSVLGPWLSS